TATACAAATACATCGGAATGTCCAGTTAAATCTCTTGATAAATCAAACAAAGATATATCATCTTTATCGAAGAAATTCGATGAAGATAAAAATATGGAGGTAGCGGTTGGGTATGAAAAACTTCTGTAATA
This Candidatus Hydrogenedens sp. DNA region includes the following protein-coding sequences:
- a CDS encoding FeoB-associated Cys-rich membrane protein, which translates into the protein MIEFFIVFIIVVIAVLYITKTYQNIFSKKENPCESCACQKCPYTNTSECPVKSLDKSNKDISSLSKKFDEDKNMEVAVGYEKLL